Proteins from a single region of Phycisphaerae bacterium:
- a CDS encoding type III pantothenate kinase produces MDDAEVLQDPRSAASLLIFEIGNSHVSVATAVGNSIRTNHRFARDQFDAMIHHADEAWDALPDDRRKAVAAASVVPDVLAELRGRLEERYDDAPLLAVGDELHRPMSLAVEAPETVGVDRVCSAAAAYDVIGRACAVASFGTAITIDCVNDEGVFMGGAILPGLALSAHALHEGTAALPEVVIEPTGATYGATTEQCIRNGVIYGAVGALREITERYATQLGSWPQLVVTGGNAELVQSQCEFIDNVVPDLCIRGIALAYRRHFAPFEEAS; encoded by the coding sequence ATGGACGACGCCGAAGTCTTGCAGGACCCCCGTTCCGCCGCCAGTCTGCTGATCTTTGAGATCGGCAACTCGCACGTCTCCGTCGCCACCGCCGTCGGCAACTCCATCCGCACGAATCACCGCTTTGCCCGCGACCAGTTCGACGCGATGATCCACCACGCCGACGAAGCCTGGGATGCTCTGCCCGACGATCGCCGCAAGGCCGTCGCCGCCGCCTCTGTCGTGCCCGATGTCCTTGCCGAACTCCGCGGCCGATTGGAGGAGCGTTATGACGACGCGCCGCTCCTGGCCGTCGGCGATGAACTCCACCGCCCCATGTCGCTCGCCGTCGAGGCCCCCGAGACCGTCGGCGTCGACCGCGTCTGCTCCGCCGCCGCCGCCTATGACGTCATCGGCCGCGCCTGCGCCGTCGCCAGCTTTGGCACCGCCATCACCATCGACTGCGTCAATGACGAGGGCGTATTCATGGGCGGCGCCATTCTCCCCGGTCTGGCCCTGTCCGCCCACGCCCTGCACGAAGGAACCGCTGCACTACCCGAAGTCGTGATCGAGCCGACCGGCGCGACGTATGGCGCGACGACCGAGCAGTGCATCCGCAATGGCGTGATTTACGGAGCCGTCGGCGCGCTCCGCGAGATTACCGAGCGCTACGCGACCCAGCTCGGCAGTTGGCCGCAACTTGTCGTCACCGGCGGAAACGCTGAACTGGTGCAGTCGCAGTGCGAGTTCATCGACAATGTCGTGCCCGACTTGTGCATCCGCGGCATCGCCCTCGCCTATCGCCGCCACTTCGCGCCGTTTGAAGAAGCATCATGA
- a CDS encoding GTPase, producing MTQEQPTIAALLTPLAPGAIAVVALAGPRTDEVLAKILRKPRDDHPLALTANRPTFCRIFDGETPLDDAVAVRIDDPTHPRAELCTHGGVRIAQRLLQLLEQLGARIVPAQDFCDAVALIHPIERDVDLALLRSPSRRLTQWLLSQRVILPPFMDRLAALTTAERNAFVRRSRAAIRLLQGLSIALMGPPNAGKSTLANRLIGRDRVITSDIPGTTRDWVSETAFIQGWPVTLTDTAGIRETDCAIETEAIARGRAQAHRADVVLMILDATTPAAEQHVIFERLTTLLPPETPRLIVLNKCDLSPSPFQGEGRGALDSPWRGDGLNTRGLPTHVISLSALTGFAIDALECQIAASFSLDGLSDSIPTGFLPSHVET from the coding sequence ATGACCCAGGAGCAGCCCACCATCGCGGCGCTGCTCACGCCGCTGGCGCCGGGGGCCATCGCTGTCGTCGCCCTCGCCGGACCGCGCACCGATGAGGTTTTGGCGAAGATTCTCCGCAAGCCGCGCGACGATCACCCGCTCGCATTAACGGCGAATCGCCCGACCTTCTGCCGGATCTTCGACGGCGAAACACCCCTCGACGACGCCGTTGCGGTCCGAATTGACGATCCGACCCATCCCCGCGCCGAGCTCTGCACGCATGGCGGCGTGCGCATTGCCCAGCGGCTGCTGCAATTGCTCGAACAACTCGGCGCAAGAATTGTGCCCGCGCAGGACTTCTGCGACGCCGTCGCGCTCATCCACCCCATCGAGCGCGACGTGGACTTGGCGCTGCTGCGCTCGCCATCCCGGCGACTGACGCAATGGTTATTGTCGCAGCGCGTGATCCTCCCCCCATTCATGGATCGCCTCGCCGCATTGACGACCGCCGAACGCAACGCGTTTGTCCGCCGAAGCCGCGCGGCGATTCGCCTGCTCCAGGGACTTTCCATCGCCCTCATGGGTCCGCCCAACGCCGGGAAAAGCACGCTCGCCAACCGCCTCATCGGCCGCGATCGCGTCATCACCTCCGACATCCCCGGAACGACGCGCGACTGGGTCTCCGAAACTGCCTTCATCCAGGGCTGGCCGGTCACCCTGACCGACACGGCGGGCATTCGCGAGACCGATTGCGCCATCGAGACCGAAGCCATCGCCCGCGGTCGAGCCCAGGCCCACCGCGCCGATGTGGTGCTCATGATTCTTGATGCAACGACACCCGCCGCGGAGCAACATGTAATTTTCGAACGATTGACAACTCTGCTACCACCGGAAACCCCGCGCCTCATCGTGCTGAACAAATGCGATTTGTCACCTTCTCCCTTTCAGGGAGAGGGCCGGGGCGCTCTGGACTCGCCGTGGCGAGGTGATGGTTTGAACACACGAGGGCTGCCCACTCACGTTATTTCTCTCTCCGCCCTTACCGGCTTTGCTATTGATGCTCTGGAATGTCAGATTGCAGCGTCTTTCAGTCTGGACGGGCTTTCCGACTCGATCCCCACGGGCTTCCTACCCTCTCATGTTGAGACGTGA
- a CDS encoding GAF domain-containing SpoIIE family protein phosphatase: protein MEAIQENPTAVKGDWKQRLDHIVETMREMSGQTDPQQMVAAYVARMRKLLPSDRTVTLSRRDVPRPQYLITRSNLWKEPVNPWKEKHKLPRLSGGLLGELLYGDEPRLIDDLKVAADDPAAEYFAGQRSLIALPLYDQGKALNMVILMREKAHSFEREELPTLVWMSNLFGRATTNLVLKQELQEAYDEVDRELKAVEEIQRSLLPATLPKIPTMDLAAHYQTSHRAGGDYYDFFPLADGKWGILIADVSGHGTAAAVVMAITHSLAHTQPGPPTPPCRMLCYLNEQLCKRYTGQTGSFVTAFYGIYDPATRTLSYSSAGHNPPRLKHCDDGTMSSLDGAGQVPLGIFPGVSYEEATQGLRPGDQIILYTDGITEAQNERGEQFGTERLDQVLEACRPGAKALIDAVLESVAEFTAGKSADDDRTILVAKIS from the coding sequence GTGGAAGCCATCCAGGAAAATCCGACGGCGGTCAAGGGCGACTGGAAGCAGCGCCTGGACCATATCGTTGAGACCATGCGCGAGATGAGCGGGCAGACCGACCCGCAGCAGATGGTCGCGGCCTACGTGGCGCGGATGCGCAAGCTGTTGCCGAGCGACCGGACGGTCACGCTCAGCCGGCGGGATGTGCCGCGGCCGCAGTATCTGATTACGCGAAGCAATCTGTGGAAGGAGCCGGTCAATCCGTGGAAGGAAAAGCACAAGCTGCCGCGACTGTCCGGCGGATTGCTTGGCGAGTTGCTCTATGGCGACGAGCCGCGGTTAATCGACGACTTGAAGGTCGCTGCGGATGATCCGGCGGCGGAGTATTTCGCGGGGCAGCGTTCGCTGATCGCGCTGCCGCTGTACGACCAGGGCAAGGCACTAAACATGGTCATACTAATGCGCGAGAAGGCGCATTCGTTCGAACGCGAAGAGCTGCCCACGCTCGTATGGATGTCGAACCTGTTCGGCCGGGCGACAACCAACCTCGTGCTCAAGCAGGAATTGCAGGAGGCGTACGACGAGGTCGATCGGGAGTTGAAGGCGGTCGAGGAGATCCAGCGTTCGCTGCTTCCGGCGACGCTGCCGAAGATCCCGACCATGGACCTGGCGGCGCACTATCAAACATCGCACCGCGCGGGCGGGGACTATTACGATTTCTTCCCGTTGGCGGACGGAAAATGGGGCATCCTGATCGCGGACGTCAGCGGCCACGGGACGGCAGCGGCGGTCGTGATGGCGATCACGCACAGCCTCGCCCACACGCAGCCGGGGCCGCCGACGCCGCCGTGCCGGATGCTGTGCTACCTGAACGAGCAGCTTTGCAAGCGGTATACCGGTCAGACGGGCAGTTTTGTCACGGCGTTCTACGGCATCTACGATCCGGCGACGCGGACGCTTTCCTATTCGTCCGCCGGTCACAACCCGCCGCGGCTCAAGCATTGCGACGATGGGACGATGTCGTCGCTGGACGGCGCGGGGCAAGTGCCGCTCGGAATTTTTCCCGGCGTGTCGTACGAGGAGGCGACGCAAGGCTTGCGCCCCGGCGACCAGATCATCTTGTATACGGATGGCATCACCGAGGCCCAGAATGAACGGGGCGAGCAGTTTGGGACCGAGCGACTCGACCAGGTGCTCGAAGCGTGCCGACCGGGGGCCAAGGCGCTGATCGACGCGGTGCTGGAGTCGGTCGCGGAGTTCACGGCGGGCAAGTCGGCGGACGACGATCGAACGATATTGGTGGCGAAGATTTCGTAG
- a CDS encoding GAF domain-containing SpoIIE family protein phosphatase, whose translation MGDPKSKSGASSTSTVGGDKHVTDLQAVLEVSRDLASTTELTPLLQKVEKAALFVLECERATVFLYDKDKNELYSRMATGTGEIRFSADRGIAGEVVRTGEVINVPDAYADPRFNPEIDKKTGFRTRNMITFPLLGFDNAVVGVLQVLNKSAGSFDPWDNELVRTFGSQVGVALQRQLLLEHYAEKQRIERDLNIARDIQQGLIPKEPPKVAGFDIAGWNKPADETGGDCYDYLTLPDDCLAMTIADATGHGIGPALMIAECRALFRATISLSHDLAAVVTRINNLLCEDLPDDRFVTAFFGLLSPKDATLSFLSAGHGPLIKYIRETDKIMELTAGGVPLGIMPNVEFDAPETFAMAPGDMMVLVTDGFFEWHSKSNEQFGMERMYQVLREKRDRPCKEIIEALYERVIAFAGGTAQGDDLTAMIVKRL comes from the coding sequence ATGGGCGATCCGAAGTCCAAATCCGGGGCATCGTCGACTTCGACCGTCGGCGGCGACAAGCATGTCACCGATCTTCAGGCGGTGCTGGAGGTCTCGCGCGATCTGGCGTCCACGACCGAGCTGACGCCGCTTTTGCAGAAGGTCGAGAAGGCGGCGTTGTTCGTACTCGAATGCGAACGGGCGACCGTTTTTCTCTACGATAAGGACAAGAACGAGTTGTATAGCCGGATGGCGACCGGGACGGGGGAGATTCGCTTTTCGGCGGACCGCGGGATCGCCGGGGAAGTCGTGCGGACGGGCGAGGTGATTAATGTGCCCGACGCGTACGCGGACCCGCGCTTCAACCCGGAGATCGACAAGAAGACGGGCTTTCGCACGCGGAACATGATCACGTTTCCGCTGCTCGGATTCGACAATGCCGTGGTGGGTGTCCTGCAGGTATTGAACAAGTCGGCGGGCTCGTTCGACCCCTGGGACAATGAGCTGGTGCGGACGTTTGGCTCACAGGTCGGCGTGGCGCTGCAGCGGCAGCTTCTGCTGGAACATTACGCTGAGAAGCAGCGGATCGAGCGCGATCTGAACATCGCCCGTGATATCCAGCAGGGGCTGATTCCCAAGGAGCCGCCGAAGGTGGCCGGCTTCGACATTGCCGGATGGAACAAGCCGGCGGATGAGACGGGCGGGGATTGCTACGATTATTTGACGCTGCCGGACGACTGCCTGGCGATGACGATCGCCGATGCGACGGGCCATGGGATCGGGCCGGCGCTGATGATCGCCGAGTGCCGCGCGCTCTTCCGCGCGACCATCTCGTTGTCGCACGACCTGGCGGCGGTGGTCACGCGAATCAACAACCTTTTGTGCGAGGACTTGCCGGATGACCGATTTGTGACGGCATTTTTTGGCCTGCTCTCGCCCAAGGACGCGACGCTGTCGTTCCTGTCGGCCGGTCACGGGCCGCTGATCAAGTACATTCGCGAGACGGACAAAATCATGGAGCTGACGGCCGGGGGCGTGCCGCTGGGGATCATGCCGAACGTCGAATTCGACGCGCCGGAGACGTTCGCGATGGCCCCGGGCGACATGATGGTGCTGGTGACGGACGGTTTCTTCGAGTGGCATTCCAAGTCGAACGAGCAGTTCGGCATGGAGCGGATGTACCAGGTGCTTCGCGAGAAGCGCGACCGGCCGTGCAAGGAGATCATCGAGGCGTTGTATGAGCGCGTGATTGCGTTCGCGGGAGGGACGGCGCAGGGGGATGATTTGACGGCGATGATTGTGAAGCGGCTTTAG
- a CDS encoding MoxR family ATPase: protein MTQLDVKRIGPAIKAASEPFSRLRDEIGHVIVGQEQMLHHMVVGILSNGHILLEGVPGLAKTMTVSCLARAINTGFARIQFTPDLLPADLVGTLIYQPQTGAFTVKKGPIFSNIILADEINRAPAKVQSALLEAMQERQVTIGDTTHPLPEPFLVMATQNPIEQEGTYPLPEAQVDRFMLKVTVTYPSPADERRILDRMAFTNPEQSIRPVMNPDDIVRARQAVDEIYIDDKIKDYIVSLVIATRDPAAFKLDLKGLIQYGASPRATIMLTLGAKAGAFLAGRGFVTPQDVKDIAPAVLRHRVIISYEAEAEEQTSDDIVKTILDHVPVP from the coding sequence GTGACGCAACTCGACGTGAAACGTATCGGACCCGCCATCAAGGCCGCCAGTGAGCCGTTCAGCCGCCTCCGCGACGAGATCGGCCATGTCATCGTCGGCCAGGAACAGATGCTGCACCACATGGTGGTCGGCATCCTCTCCAACGGCCACATCCTGCTCGAAGGGGTGCCCGGCCTGGCCAAGACGATGACCGTCTCCTGCCTGGCCCGCGCGATTAACACCGGTTTCGCGCGTATCCAGTTCACGCCCGACCTGCTGCCCGCCGACCTCGTCGGAACGCTGATCTACCAGCCCCAGACCGGCGCCTTCACCGTCAAGAAAGGCCCGATCTTTTCGAACATCATCCTCGCCGACGAAATCAATCGCGCCCCGGCAAAGGTGCAAAGCGCCCTGCTCGAAGCCATGCAGGAGCGCCAAGTCACTATCGGCGATACCACCCATCCGCTCCCCGAACCGTTTCTTGTCATGGCCACGCAAAATCCCATCGAGCAGGAAGGGACCTATCCGCTGCCCGAAGCCCAGGTCGATCGCTTCATGCTCAAAGTGACGGTCACTTACCCGTCGCCCGCCGACGAGCGGCGCATCCTCGATCGCATGGCCTTTACCAACCCCGAACAATCCATCCGCCCGGTCATGAACCCCGACGACATCGTTCGCGCCCGCCAGGCGGTGGACGAAATCTACATCGACGACAAGATCAAGGACTACATCGTCAGCCTCGTGATCGCCACGCGCGATCCCGCGGCCTTCAAGCTTGACCTTAAGGGGCTGATCCAATACGGCGCTTCGCCCCGTGCAACGATCATGCTCACTCTCGGCGCCAAAGCCGGCGCCTTCCTCGCCGGTCGCGGCTTCGTCACGCCTCAGGACGTGAAAGACATCGCCCCCGCCGTCCTCCGACACCGCGTCATCATCAGCTATGAGGCTGAAGCGGAGGAACAAACCAGCGATGACATCGTCAAAACGATCCTCGACCACGTTCCCGTGCCGTAG
- a CDS encoding DUF58 domain-containing protein, with protein MDPKELLKKVRRIHIRTSHVANDLFAGHYHSAFKGHGMEFEEVREYQPGDEIRRIDWNVTARQGKPFVKRFREERELTVMLVVDVSGSQDFGSAGQLKRELAAEVGATLAFSAIKNNDKVGLIAFSDRIERYVKPDKGLRHVLRVIRELLATEATGKGTDIAGALDYLSRVSTRRAVVFLISDFQSAHYDRQLRVAKRRHDLIPIAITDPREAALPNVRFIDLIDSETGERVTVDTSSPAFRLEYERLVGAGAETRKRSFRRFKTDSIDLVTGQSFVDPLTRFFRAREARL; from the coding sequence ATGGACCCGAAGGAACTACTCAAAAAAGTCCGGCGTATTCACATACGCACGAGTCATGTCGCGAACGATTTGTTCGCGGGGCATTACCACTCCGCGTTCAAAGGGCATGGGATGGAATTTGAGGAAGTCCGTGAGTACCAACCGGGAGATGAGATTCGGCGAATTGACTGGAACGTGACGGCCCGCCAGGGAAAGCCGTTTGTGAAGCGGTTCCGCGAAGAACGCGAACTTACAGTAATGCTCGTCGTTGACGTCAGCGGCTCACAGGATTTTGGCAGTGCTGGGCAACTTAAGCGCGAACTCGCTGCCGAAGTCGGCGCGACCCTCGCCTTTAGCGCCATCAAAAACAACGACAAGGTCGGGCTGATCGCCTTCTCCGATCGCATCGAGCGCTACGTCAAACCCGACAAGGGACTCCGCCACGTCCTTCGCGTCATCCGCGAACTCCTCGCCACGGAGGCGACCGGCAAAGGCACGGACATCGCCGGCGCGCTCGATTACCTGAGCCGCGTCAGCACCCGCCGCGCCGTCGTCTTCCTCATCAGCGACTTCCAGTCCGCGCACTACGACCGGCAACTCCGCGTCGCCAAGCGCCGCCACGACCTCATCCCCATCGCCATCACCGACCCCCGCGAGGCTGCCCTGCCCAACGTCCGCTTCATCGACCTGATCGACAGCGAGACCGGCGAGCGCGTGACCGTCGATACCTCCAGCCCTGCCTTCCGGCTGGAATACGAGCGCCTCGTCGGCGCCGGCGCCGAGACCCGCAAAAGATCCTTCCGCCGCTTCAAGACCGACTCCATCGACCTTGTCACCGGTCAGTCCTTCGTGGACCCGCTCACCCGTTTCTTCCGCGCCCGGGAGGCCCGCCTGTGA
- a CDS encoding VWA domain-containing protein: MILLRHPWLLALLALIPLIWWAYFNPQRRAAIRFAGVSRLKAQTSGWGQHLRLALPILRSLAVALIILSIARPQKADEQTRVQTEGVALQLVVDRSGSMGQQDFIDAHGRRQTRLDAVKQVVRGFVEGDGERLKGRPDDLIGLIAFAHYADTESPLTHDHQHLIRALENVELPTTRDEDGTAIGDALLLAVERIRNISRRFQGNDAFQIKSRAIILLTDGEQNRGKYQPLQAAEAAAALGIKVYTIGAAPEYQEQQTGGLFLQPQTIRVPVEINEELLEKVAKATGGAYFRARDLNSLTEIYAEIDRLERSAVDEERYYLYEELAYKWSDLAGLRLPPPLLVALFLLAVEVVLANTRLRRIP; the protein is encoded by the coding sequence ATGATCCTCCTGCGCCATCCCTGGCTGCTTGCGCTGTTGGCGTTGATCCCCCTGATCTGGTGGGCCTATTTCAACCCCCAGCGCCGCGCCGCCATTCGCTTCGCCGGCGTGTCGCGCCTCAAGGCGCAAACTTCCGGCTGGGGGCAACATCTTCGCCTCGCCCTGCCGATCCTCCGCAGCCTCGCCGTCGCCCTGATCATCCTCTCCATCGCCCGCCCGCAAAAGGCCGACGAGCAAACCCGCGTCCAGACCGAGGGCGTCGCCCTGCAACTGGTTGTCGACCGCTCCGGCAGCATGGGCCAGCAGGACTTTATCGACGCGCATGGCCGCCGCCAGACCCGTCTGGACGCCGTCAAGCAAGTCGTCCGCGGCTTCGTCGAAGGCGACGGCGAGCGCCTCAAGGGCCGCCCCGACGACCTCATCGGTCTCATTGCCTTCGCGCACTACGCCGACACCGAATCGCCGCTCACGCACGATCATCAGCATCTCATCCGCGCGCTCGAAAACGTTGAACTGCCGACGACGCGGGATGAGGATGGAACCGCCATCGGCGACGCCCTGCTCCTCGCCGTGGAGCGCATCCGCAACATCTCCCGCCGCTTCCAGGGCAACGACGCGTTTCAGATCAAGAGCCGCGCGATCATCCTCCTCACGGATGGCGAGCAGAACCGCGGAAAGTATCAGCCGCTCCAGGCCGCCGAGGCCGCCGCCGCACTCGGCATCAAGGTCTACACCATCGGCGCCGCCCCCGAATACCAGGAACAACAGACCGGCGGCCTTTTCCTCCAGCCGCAAACCATCCGCGTGCCCGTCGAGATTAACGAGGAGCTTCTCGAAAAAGTCGCGAAGGCGACTGGCGGCGCGTATTTCCGCGCCCGCGACCTCAACTCGCTCACCGAGATCTACGCCGAGATCGACCGACTGGAACGCTCGGCCGTCGACGAGGAGCGATACTATCTTTACGAAGAGCTGGCCTACAAGTGGTCCGACCTCGCCGGTCTGCGTCTGCCGCCGCCGCTCCTGGTCGCCCTTTTTCTCCTGGCCGTCGAAGTCGTCCTGGCCAACACCCGCCTGCGGAGGATTCCATGA
- a CDS encoding VWA domain-containing protein — MTDDFGIDDVNQLKWLLIVLLCAVAAIYGFAMKDRALRAFASMKLLKILAPDISRRRQYVKAALILAAMCALVLALIGPRYGKYWEDVQQRQLDLVVCLDVSKSMLAEDAGMSRLDRAKDDIKRLLERLGGGLIGVICFAGRAELVCPLTDDYEFVRLAIDDIGIHSAPLGGTNIGEALVAAQKALGDRKAHHRAVLLMSDGEDHGKTALAQAAKAKEQGIQVFTIGIGDEDRGGLIPTEQGGRRTFMEYDGQQLWSKMDPATLKQIAQAGGGEYQPSRQVNSRQRTLEWIYSERLVPKEERTTLAKRREVKHARFAWPAALALLLLMIESLMSERRRAGSTRRDRPADDRRLDQSRERRGALINASTATARLIFITTLTTAICTNSGLAQPNPPAPDDLRAAAKAVKEGNQLLTDGNYTEALAKYDEAKERAPDAPEVAYDRGLAHYRLNQFDKAAAAFQDAIKPGHPELEAKAKYNLGRCAHAEAMTRGEDLAASVNDLSKAIAFYNDALQLAPQDIDAQTNKAAAERLLAFLQKRMEQQKKEEKSPSSQPTSQPNEPTSPPQDQQPTSQPTSQPTSQPQEGDQKEGEQKDQQEGEDQQQEPKPGEKQNDQKQNGKANEEPREGGEEQPSGEDQQSAGDEKERKLSPEEAEPMLQEARDAERQRREAKRMRMMRIRGRVPVDKDW; from the coding sequence ATGACCGACGACTTCGGCATCGACGACGTCAACCAGCTCAAGTGGCTGCTGATCGTTCTCCTCTGCGCGGTCGCGGCTATCTATGGTTTCGCGATGAAGGACCGCGCCCTCCGCGCCTTCGCCTCGATGAAACTTCTGAAAATCCTCGCTCCCGACATCAGCCGCCGGCGGCAATACGTGAAGGCCGCGCTCATCCTCGCCGCCATGTGTGCCCTTGTTCTCGCCCTCATCGGACCGCGCTATGGCAAATACTGGGAGGACGTCCAGCAGCGACAACTCGACCTCGTCGTCTGCCTCGACGTCTCCAAGAGCATGCTCGCCGAGGATGCCGGCATGTCCCGCCTCGATCGCGCCAAGGACGACATTAAGCGCCTTCTCGAACGACTCGGCGGCGGACTCATCGGTGTCATCTGCTTCGCCGGTCGCGCCGAGTTGGTCTGCCCGCTTACCGACGACTACGAATTCGTCCGCCTCGCTATCGACGACATCGGCATCCACAGTGCGCCCCTCGGCGGCACGAACATCGGCGAGGCCCTCGTCGCCGCCCAGAAAGCCCTCGGCGATCGCAAGGCGCACCACCGCGCGGTTCTGCTCATGAGCGACGGAGAGGACCACGGCAAGACGGCCCTCGCACAGGCGGCCAAGGCCAAAGAACAGGGCATCCAGGTCTTTACCATCGGCATCGGCGACGAAGACCGCGGCGGACTGATACCGACGGAACAGGGCGGTCGGCGCACCTTCATGGAGTACGACGGCCAGCAGCTCTGGTCGAAGATGGACCCGGCGACACTCAAACAGATTGCTCAGGCCGGCGGCGGCGAATACCAACCCAGCCGCCAGGTGAACTCCCGCCAGCGCACGCTCGAATGGATCTACAGCGAGCGCCTCGTCCCCAAGGAAGAGCGAACAACTCTGGCCAAGCGCCGTGAAGTCAAGCACGCCCGCTTCGCCTGGCCCGCCGCCCTTGCCCTGCTCCTCTTAATGATCGAATCGTTGATGAGCGAACGCCGTAGGGCGGGTTCCACCCGCCGCGACAGACCAGCCGATGATCGGCGTCTCGATCAAAGCCGCGAACGTAGGGGAGCACTGATTAACGCCTCAACAGCGACTGCACGCCTGATATTTATTACGACGCTCACGACAGCGATATGCACCAACTCCGGCCTCGCGCAACCCAATCCCCCCGCCCCCGACGACCTCCGCGCCGCCGCCAAGGCCGTCAAGGAAGGCAACCAGCTCCTGACCGACGGAAACTACACCGAAGCCCTCGCCAAATACGACGAAGCCAAGGAGAGGGCCCCCGATGCCCCCGAAGTCGCCTACGATCGCGGTCTCGCCCATTACCGACTCAACCAATTCGACAAGGCCGCCGCCGCCTTTCAGGACGCCATCAAGCCCGGTCATCCCGAACTCGAAGCGAAGGCCAAGTACAACCTCGGCCGCTGCGCGCATGCCGAGGCCATGACGCGTGGCGAAGATCTGGCTGCGTCGGTAAACGATCTGAGCAAGGCGATCGCTTTTTACAACGACGCCTTGCAGCTCGCCCCGCAGGACATCGATGCGCAAACCAACAAGGCGGCTGCGGAGCGGCTCCTGGCGTTCCTCCAAAAGAGAATGGAGCAGCAGAAGAAGGAGGAAAAATCGCCCAGCTCCCAGCCCACCTCGCAACCGAACGAGCCGACCTCCCCGCCGCAGGACCAGCAGCCCACGTCGCAACCAACCTCCCAGCCCACTTCTCAACCGCAGGAGGGCGACCAAAAAGAGGGTGAGCAGAAGGACCAGCAAGAGGGCGAGGACCAGCAGCAGGAACCCAAGCCCGGCGAAAAGCAAAATGACCAGAAGCAGAACGGCAAGGCGAACGAAGAACCCCGCGAGGGCGGCGAGGAGCAGCCCTCCGGCGAGGACCAACAATCCGCCGGCGACGAAAAGGAACGAAAACTCTCCCCCGAAGAAGCCGAGCCCATGCTCCAGGAAGCCCGCGACGCCGAACGCCAGCGCCGCGAGGCCAAGCGTATGCGCATGATGCGCATCCGCGGCCGCGTCCCGGTCGATAAGGATTGGTAA